In Macaca thibetana thibetana isolate TM-01 chromosome 8, ASM2454274v1, whole genome shotgun sequence, one DNA window encodes the following:
- the TRIM55 gene encoding tripartite motif-containing protein 55 isoform X1 has product MSASLNYKSFSKEQQTMDNLEKQLICPICLEMFTKPVVILPCQHNLCRKCASDIFQASNPYLPTRGGTTMASGGRFRCPSCRHEVVLDRHGVYGLQRNLLVENIIDIYKQESTRPEKKSDQPMCEEHEEERINIYCLNCEVPTCSLCKVFGAHKDCQVAPLTHVFQRQKSELSDGIAILVGSNDRVQGVISQLEDTCKTIEECCRKQKQELCEKFDYLYGILEERKNEMTQVITRTQGEKLEHVRALIKKYSDHLENVSKLVESGIQFMDEPEMAVFLQNAKTLLQKISEASKAFQMEKVEHGYENMNHFTVNLNREEKIIREIDFYREDEDEEEEEGGEGEREGEGEVGGEAVEVEEVEIVQAEFPGEDESPEKASELSQVELQAAPEALPVSSPEPPPALPPAADAPVTQGEVVPTGSEQTTESETPVPAAAETADPLFYPSWYKGQTRKATTNPPCTPGSEGLGQIGPPGSEDSNVQKAEVAAAATSERAAVSGKETSAPAATSQIGFEAPPLQGQAAAPASGSGADSEPARHIFSFSWLNSLNE; this is encoded by the exons ATGAGCGCATCTCTGAATTACAAGTCTTTTTCCAAAGAGCAGCAGACCATGGATAACTTAGAGAAGCAACTCATCTGTCCCATCTGCTTAGAGATGTTCACGAAACCTGTGGTCATTCTCCCCTGTCAGCACAACCTGTGTAGGAAATGTGCCAGTGATATTTTCCAG GCCTCTAACCCGTATTTGCCCACAAGAGGAGGCACCACCATGGCATCAGGGGGCCGATTCCGCTGCCCATCCTGTAGACATGAAGTGGTTTTGGATAGACATGGGGTATATGGACTTCAGAGGAACCTGCTGGTGGAAAATATCATTGACATCTACAAGCAGGAGTCCACCAG ACCAGAAAAGAAGTCCGACCAGCCCATGTGTGAGGAGCATGAAGAGGAGCGCATCAACATCTACTGTCTGAACTGCGAAGTGCCCACCTGCTCTCTGTGCAAGGTGTTTGGTGCACACAAGGACTGCCAGGTGGCTCCCCTCACTCATGTGTTCCAGAGACAGAAG TCTGAGCTCAGCGATGGCATAGCCATCCTCGTGGGCAGCAACGATCGAGTCCAGGGAGTGATCAGCCAGCTGGAAGACACCTGCAAAACCATCGAG GAATgttgcagaaaacagaaacaggagCTTTGTGAGAAGTTTGATTACCTGTACGGCATTTTGGAGGAGAGGAAGAATGAAATGACCCAAGTCATTACCCGAACCCAAGGGGAGAAACTGGAACACGTCCGTGCTCTGATCAAGAAGTATTCTGATCATTTGGAGAACGTCTCAAAGTTGGTTGAGTCAGGAATTCAGTTCATGGATGAGCCAGAAATGGCAGTGTTTCTGCAG AATGCCAAAACCCTGCTACAAAA AATCTCCGAAGCATCAAAGGCATTTCAGATGGAGAAAGTAGAACATGGCTATGAGAACATGAACCACTTCACAGTCAACCTCAATAGGGAAGAAAAGATAATACGTGAAATTGACTTTTACAGAG aagatgaagatgaagaagaagaagaaggcggagaaggagaaagagaaggagaaggagaagtggGAGGAGAAGCAGTAGAAGTGGAAGAGGTAGAAATTGTTCAAGCAGAGTTTCCAGGAGAAGATGAAAGCCCAGAAAAAGCTTCAGAGCTCTCTCAGGTGGAGCTGCAGGCTGCCCCTGAGGCACTTCCAGTTTCCTCTCCAGAGCCAcctccagctctgccacctgctgCGGATGCCCCTGTGACACAG GGGGAGGTTGTGCCCACTGGCTCTGAGCAGACCACAGAGTCTGAAACTCCAGTCCCTGCAGCAGCGGAAACTGCGGATCCCTTGTTTTACCCTAGTTGGTATAAAGGCCAAACCCGGAAAGCCACCACCAACCCACCTTGCACCCCAGGGAGCGAAGGTCTGGGGCAAATAGGGCCTCCAGGTTCTGAGGATTCGAATGTGCAGAAGGCAGAAGTGGCAGCAGCCGCAACGAGTGAGAGGGCAGCTGTGAGTGGTAAGGAAACTAGTGCACCTGCAGCTACTTCTCAG
- the TRIM55 gene encoding tripartite motif-containing protein 55 isoform X3 gives MSASLNYKSFSKEQQTMDNLEKQLICPICLEMFTKPVVILPCQHNLCRKCASDIFQASNPYLPTRGGTTMASGGRFRCPSCRHEVVLDRHGVYGLQRNLLVENIIDIYKQESTRPEKKSDQPMCEEHEEERINIYCLNCEVPTCSLCKVFGAHKDCQVAPLTHVFQRQKSELSDGIAILVGSNDRVQGVISQLEDTCKTIEECCRKQKQELCEKFDYLYGILEERKNEMTQVITRTQGEKLEHVRALIKKYSDHLENVSKLVESGIQFMDEPEMAVFLQNAKTLLQKISEASKAFQMEKVEHGYENMNHFTVNLNREEKIIREIDFYREDEDEEEEEGGEGEREGEGEVGGEAVEVEEVEIVQAEFPGEDESPEKASELSQVELQAAPEALPVSSPEPPPALPPAADAPVTQGEVVPTGSEQTTESETPVPAAAETADPLFYPSWYKGQTRKATTNPPCTPGSEGLGQIGPPGSEDSNVQKAEVAAAATSERAAVSGKETSAPAATSQELVICLALLAFLILHYIWSQIQCLIFTLMDWI, from the exons ATGAGCGCATCTCTGAATTACAAGTCTTTTTCCAAAGAGCAGCAGACCATGGATAACTTAGAGAAGCAACTCATCTGTCCCATCTGCTTAGAGATGTTCACGAAACCTGTGGTCATTCTCCCCTGTCAGCACAACCTGTGTAGGAAATGTGCCAGTGATATTTTCCAG GCCTCTAACCCGTATTTGCCCACAAGAGGAGGCACCACCATGGCATCAGGGGGCCGATTCCGCTGCCCATCCTGTAGACATGAAGTGGTTTTGGATAGACATGGGGTATATGGACTTCAGAGGAACCTGCTGGTGGAAAATATCATTGACATCTACAAGCAGGAGTCCACCAG ACCAGAAAAGAAGTCCGACCAGCCCATGTGTGAGGAGCATGAAGAGGAGCGCATCAACATCTACTGTCTGAACTGCGAAGTGCCCACCTGCTCTCTGTGCAAGGTGTTTGGTGCACACAAGGACTGCCAGGTGGCTCCCCTCACTCATGTGTTCCAGAGACAGAAG TCTGAGCTCAGCGATGGCATAGCCATCCTCGTGGGCAGCAACGATCGAGTCCAGGGAGTGATCAGCCAGCTGGAAGACACCTGCAAAACCATCGAG GAATgttgcagaaaacagaaacaggagCTTTGTGAGAAGTTTGATTACCTGTACGGCATTTTGGAGGAGAGGAAGAATGAAATGACCCAAGTCATTACCCGAACCCAAGGGGAGAAACTGGAACACGTCCGTGCTCTGATCAAGAAGTATTCTGATCATTTGGAGAACGTCTCAAAGTTGGTTGAGTCAGGAATTCAGTTCATGGATGAGCCAGAAATGGCAGTGTTTCTGCAG AATGCCAAAACCCTGCTACAAAA AATCTCCGAAGCATCAAAGGCATTTCAGATGGAGAAAGTAGAACATGGCTATGAGAACATGAACCACTTCACAGTCAACCTCAATAGGGAAGAAAAGATAATACGTGAAATTGACTTTTACAGAG aagatgaagatgaagaagaagaagaaggcggagaaggagaaagagaaggagaaggagaagtggGAGGAGAAGCAGTAGAAGTGGAAGAGGTAGAAATTGTTCAAGCAGAGTTTCCAGGAGAAGATGAAAGCCCAGAAAAAGCTTCAGAGCTCTCTCAGGTGGAGCTGCAGGCTGCCCCTGAGGCACTTCCAGTTTCCTCTCCAGAGCCAcctccagctctgccacctgctgCGGATGCCCCTGTGACACAG GGGGAGGTTGTGCCCACTGGCTCTGAGCAGACCACAGAGTCTGAAACTCCAGTCCCTGCAGCAGCGGAAACTGCGGATCCCTTGTTTTACCCTAGTTGGTATAAAGGCCAAACCCGGAAAGCCACCACCAACCCACCTTGCACCCCAGGGAGCGAAGGTCTGGGGCAAATAGGGCCTCCAGGTTCTGAGGATTCGAATGTGCAGAAGGCAGAAGTGGCAGCAGCCGCAACGAGTGAGAGGGCAGCTGTGAGTGGTAAGGAAACTAGTGCACCTGCAGCTACTTCTCAG GAGTTAGTAATCTGCCTAGCGCTTTTGGCTTTTCTTATACTTCACTACATCTGGAGTCAGATTCAGTGCTTGATTTTTACTTTAATGg
- the TRIM55 gene encoding tripartite motif-containing protein 55 isoform X5, translating to MSASLNYKSFSKEQQTMDNLEKQLICPICLEMFTKPVVILPCQHNLCRKCASDIFQASNPYLPTRGGTTMASGGRFRCPSCRHEVVLDRHGVYGLQRNLLVENIIDIYKQESTRPEKKSDQPMCEEHEEERINIYCLNCEVPTCSLCKVFGAHKDCQVAPLTHVFQRQKSELSDGIAILVGSNDRVQGVISQLEDTCKTIEECCRKQKQELCEKFDYLYGILEERKNEMTQVITRTQGEKLEHVRALIKKYSDHLENVSKLVESGIQFMDEPEMAVFLQNAKTLLQKISEASKAFQMEKVEHGYENMNHFTVNLNREEKIIREIDFYRDEDEEEEEGGEGEREGEGEVGGEAVEVEEVEIVQAEFPGEDESPEKASELSQVELQAAPEALPVSSPEPPPALPPAADAPVTQIGFEAPPLQGQAAAPASGSGADSEPARHIFSFSWLNSLNE from the exons ATGAGCGCATCTCTGAATTACAAGTCTTTTTCCAAAGAGCAGCAGACCATGGATAACTTAGAGAAGCAACTCATCTGTCCCATCTGCTTAGAGATGTTCACGAAACCTGTGGTCATTCTCCCCTGTCAGCACAACCTGTGTAGGAAATGTGCCAGTGATATTTTCCAG GCCTCTAACCCGTATTTGCCCACAAGAGGAGGCACCACCATGGCATCAGGGGGCCGATTCCGCTGCCCATCCTGTAGACATGAAGTGGTTTTGGATAGACATGGGGTATATGGACTTCAGAGGAACCTGCTGGTGGAAAATATCATTGACATCTACAAGCAGGAGTCCACCAG ACCAGAAAAGAAGTCCGACCAGCCCATGTGTGAGGAGCATGAAGAGGAGCGCATCAACATCTACTGTCTGAACTGCGAAGTGCCCACCTGCTCTCTGTGCAAGGTGTTTGGTGCACACAAGGACTGCCAGGTGGCTCCCCTCACTCATGTGTTCCAGAGACAGAAG TCTGAGCTCAGCGATGGCATAGCCATCCTCGTGGGCAGCAACGATCGAGTCCAGGGAGTGATCAGCCAGCTGGAAGACACCTGCAAAACCATCGAG GAATgttgcagaaaacagaaacaggagCTTTGTGAGAAGTTTGATTACCTGTACGGCATTTTGGAGGAGAGGAAGAATGAAATGACCCAAGTCATTACCCGAACCCAAGGGGAGAAACTGGAACACGTCCGTGCTCTGATCAAGAAGTATTCTGATCATTTGGAGAACGTCTCAAAGTTGGTTGAGTCAGGAATTCAGTTCATGGATGAGCCAGAAATGGCAGTGTTTCTGCAG AATGCCAAAACCCTGCTACAAAA AATCTCCGAAGCATCAAAGGCATTTCAGATGGAGAAAGTAGAACATGGCTATGAGAACATGAACCACTTCACAGTCAACCTCAATAGGGAAGAAAAGATAATACGTGAAATTGACTTTTACAGAG atgaagatgaagaagaagaagaaggcggagaaggagaaagagaaggagaaggagaagtggGAGGAGAAGCAGTAGAAGTGGAAGAGGTAGAAATTGTTCAAGCAGAGTTTCCAGGAGAAGATGAAAGCCCAGAAAAAGCTTCAGAGCTCTCTCAGGTGGAGCTGCAGGCTGCCCCTGAGGCACTTCCAGTTTCCTCTCCAGAGCCAcctccagctctgccacctgctgCGGATGCCCCTGTGACACAG
- the TRIM55 gene encoding tripartite motif-containing protein 55 isoform X2, with product MSASLNYKSFSKEQQTMDNLEKQLICPICLEMFTKPVVILPCQHNLCRKCASDIFQASNPYLPTRGGTTMASGGRFRCPSCRHEVVLDRHGVYGLQRNLLVENIIDIYKQESTRPEKKSDQPMCEEHEEERINIYCLNCEVPTCSLCKVFGAHKDCQVAPLTHVFQRQKSELSDGIAILVGSNDRVQGVISQLEDTCKTIEECCRKQKQELCEKFDYLYGILEERKNEMTQVITRTQGEKLEHVRALIKKYSDHLENVSKLVESGIQFMDEPEMAVFLQNAKTLLQKISEASKAFQMEKVEHGYENMNHFTVNLNREEKIIREIDFYRDEDEEEEEGGEGEREGEGEVGGEAVEVEEVEIVQAEFPGEDESPEKASELSQVELQAAPEALPVSSPEPPPALPPAADAPVTQGEVVPTGSEQTTESETPVPAAAETADPLFYPSWYKGQTRKATTNPPCTPGSEGLGQIGPPGSEDSNVQKAEVAAAATSERAAVSGKETSAPAATSQIGFEAPPLQGQAAAPASGSGADSEPARHIFSFSWLNSLNE from the exons ATGAGCGCATCTCTGAATTACAAGTCTTTTTCCAAAGAGCAGCAGACCATGGATAACTTAGAGAAGCAACTCATCTGTCCCATCTGCTTAGAGATGTTCACGAAACCTGTGGTCATTCTCCCCTGTCAGCACAACCTGTGTAGGAAATGTGCCAGTGATATTTTCCAG GCCTCTAACCCGTATTTGCCCACAAGAGGAGGCACCACCATGGCATCAGGGGGCCGATTCCGCTGCCCATCCTGTAGACATGAAGTGGTTTTGGATAGACATGGGGTATATGGACTTCAGAGGAACCTGCTGGTGGAAAATATCATTGACATCTACAAGCAGGAGTCCACCAG ACCAGAAAAGAAGTCCGACCAGCCCATGTGTGAGGAGCATGAAGAGGAGCGCATCAACATCTACTGTCTGAACTGCGAAGTGCCCACCTGCTCTCTGTGCAAGGTGTTTGGTGCACACAAGGACTGCCAGGTGGCTCCCCTCACTCATGTGTTCCAGAGACAGAAG TCTGAGCTCAGCGATGGCATAGCCATCCTCGTGGGCAGCAACGATCGAGTCCAGGGAGTGATCAGCCAGCTGGAAGACACCTGCAAAACCATCGAG GAATgttgcagaaaacagaaacaggagCTTTGTGAGAAGTTTGATTACCTGTACGGCATTTTGGAGGAGAGGAAGAATGAAATGACCCAAGTCATTACCCGAACCCAAGGGGAGAAACTGGAACACGTCCGTGCTCTGATCAAGAAGTATTCTGATCATTTGGAGAACGTCTCAAAGTTGGTTGAGTCAGGAATTCAGTTCATGGATGAGCCAGAAATGGCAGTGTTTCTGCAG AATGCCAAAACCCTGCTACAAAA AATCTCCGAAGCATCAAAGGCATTTCAGATGGAGAAAGTAGAACATGGCTATGAGAACATGAACCACTTCACAGTCAACCTCAATAGGGAAGAAAAGATAATACGTGAAATTGACTTTTACAGAG atgaagatgaagaagaagaagaaggcggagaaggagaaagagaaggagaaggagaagtggGAGGAGAAGCAGTAGAAGTGGAAGAGGTAGAAATTGTTCAAGCAGAGTTTCCAGGAGAAGATGAAAGCCCAGAAAAAGCTTCAGAGCTCTCTCAGGTGGAGCTGCAGGCTGCCCCTGAGGCACTTCCAGTTTCCTCTCCAGAGCCAcctccagctctgccacctgctgCGGATGCCCCTGTGACACAG GGGGAGGTTGTGCCCACTGGCTCTGAGCAGACCACAGAGTCTGAAACTCCAGTCCCTGCAGCAGCGGAAACTGCGGATCCCTTGTTTTACCCTAGTTGGTATAAAGGCCAAACCCGGAAAGCCACCACCAACCCACCTTGCACCCCAGGGAGCGAAGGTCTGGGGCAAATAGGGCCTCCAGGTTCTGAGGATTCGAATGTGCAGAAGGCAGAAGTGGCAGCAGCCGCAACGAGTGAGAGGGCAGCTGTGAGTGGTAAGGAAACTAGTGCACCTGCAGCTACTTCTCAG
- the TRIM55 gene encoding tripartite motif-containing protein 55 isoform X4, with protein sequence MSASLNYKSFSKEQQTMDNLEKQLICPICLEMFTKPVVILPCQHNLCRKCASDIFQASNPYLPTRGGTTMASGGRFRCPSCRHEVVLDRHGVYGLQRNLLVENIIDIYKQESTRPEKKSDQPMCEEHEEERINIYCLNCEVPTCSLCKVFGAHKDCQVAPLTHVFQRQKSELSDGIAILVGSNDRVQGVISQLEDTCKTIEECCRKQKQELCEKFDYLYGILEERKNEMTQVITRTQGEKLEHVRALIKKYSDHLENVSKLVESGIQFMDEPEMAVFLQNAKTLLQKISEASKAFQMEKVEHGYENMNHFTVNLNREEKIIREIDFYREDEDEEEEEGGEGEREGEGEVGGEAVEVEEVEIVQAEFPGEDESPEKASELSQVELQAAPEALPVSSPEPPPALPPAADAPVTQIGFEAPPLQGQAAAPASGSGADSEPARHIFSFSWLNSLNE encoded by the exons ATGAGCGCATCTCTGAATTACAAGTCTTTTTCCAAAGAGCAGCAGACCATGGATAACTTAGAGAAGCAACTCATCTGTCCCATCTGCTTAGAGATGTTCACGAAACCTGTGGTCATTCTCCCCTGTCAGCACAACCTGTGTAGGAAATGTGCCAGTGATATTTTCCAG GCCTCTAACCCGTATTTGCCCACAAGAGGAGGCACCACCATGGCATCAGGGGGCCGATTCCGCTGCCCATCCTGTAGACATGAAGTGGTTTTGGATAGACATGGGGTATATGGACTTCAGAGGAACCTGCTGGTGGAAAATATCATTGACATCTACAAGCAGGAGTCCACCAG ACCAGAAAAGAAGTCCGACCAGCCCATGTGTGAGGAGCATGAAGAGGAGCGCATCAACATCTACTGTCTGAACTGCGAAGTGCCCACCTGCTCTCTGTGCAAGGTGTTTGGTGCACACAAGGACTGCCAGGTGGCTCCCCTCACTCATGTGTTCCAGAGACAGAAG TCTGAGCTCAGCGATGGCATAGCCATCCTCGTGGGCAGCAACGATCGAGTCCAGGGAGTGATCAGCCAGCTGGAAGACACCTGCAAAACCATCGAG GAATgttgcagaaaacagaaacaggagCTTTGTGAGAAGTTTGATTACCTGTACGGCATTTTGGAGGAGAGGAAGAATGAAATGACCCAAGTCATTACCCGAACCCAAGGGGAGAAACTGGAACACGTCCGTGCTCTGATCAAGAAGTATTCTGATCATTTGGAGAACGTCTCAAAGTTGGTTGAGTCAGGAATTCAGTTCATGGATGAGCCAGAAATGGCAGTGTTTCTGCAG AATGCCAAAACCCTGCTACAAAA AATCTCCGAAGCATCAAAGGCATTTCAGATGGAGAAAGTAGAACATGGCTATGAGAACATGAACCACTTCACAGTCAACCTCAATAGGGAAGAAAAGATAATACGTGAAATTGACTTTTACAGAG aagatgaagatgaagaagaagaagaaggcggagaaggagaaagagaaggagaaggagaagtggGAGGAGAAGCAGTAGAAGTGGAAGAGGTAGAAATTGTTCAAGCAGAGTTTCCAGGAGAAGATGAAAGCCCAGAAAAAGCTTCAGAGCTCTCTCAGGTGGAGCTGCAGGCTGCCCCTGAGGCACTTCCAGTTTCCTCTCCAGAGCCAcctccagctctgccacctgctgCGGATGCCCCTGTGACACAG